CGTAGGAAATCACCTTGCCGACCATCGAATCGTAATGCGGCGGCACGAAGTACCCGGCGTAGGCATGCGAATCAACCCGGATGCCAGGGCCGCCAGGGGCATGCCACGACAGGATTTTGCCGGGAGATGGCGTAAATTTGAATGGATCTTCGGCGTTGATACGGCATTCGATGGCGTGGCCGGAGAGCTGGATATCGCGTTGACGGAAGCGCAGTTTTTCGCCAGCCGCGATGCGGATCTGCTCCTGCACGATGTCGATGCCGGTGATCATCTCGGTGATCGGGTGCTCAACCTGAACCCGGGTGTTCATTTCGATGAAGTAAAACTCGCCGTTTTCATACAGGAATTCAAACGTGCCGGCGCCGCGATAATCCATCTTGCGGCAGGCTTCGGCGCAACGATCGCCGATCTTCTCGATGATCTTGCGCGGAATGCCCGGCGCTGGCGCTTCTTCAATCACTTTCTGGTGGCGGCGTTGCATCGAGCAATCACGTTCGCCCAGCCAGACAGCGTTCTTGAATTGGTCGGCGAGGATCTGGATTTCCACGTGACGCGGATTTTCCAGGTACTTCTCCATATAGACTTCCGGATTGCCGAATGCAGCGCCGGCTTCCGTTTTTGTCATGGTCACGGCATTGGCCAGCGCAGCTTCAGTGTGCACCACACGCATACCACGCCCGCCGCCACCGCCGGCAGCCTTGATGATGACCGGATAGCCGATCTTGCGGGCGATCTTGACGATTTCCTTCGGATCATCCGGCAATGCGCCTTCCGAACCGGGGACGCATGGCACGCCGGCGCGAATCATGGCTTGCTTAGCCGAAACCTTATCGCCCATCAGACGGATGTTGGCCGGACGCGGGCCGATGAAGACGAAGCCGGATTGCTCGACGCGCTCGGCGAAGTCGGCATTCTCGGACAGGAATCCATAACCGGGATGGATCGCCTCGGCGTCAGTCACTTCTGCCGCGCTGATGATGGCCGGCATGTTGAGGTAGCTCAGGCTGGATGGCGCCGGTCCGATACAAACCGATTCGTCAGCCAGTTTCACGTATTTGGCGTCGCGATCGGCTTCGGAATGGACCATCACGGTTTTGATGCCCATTTCACGGCAGGCGCGTTGAATGCGCAAGGCAATTTCGCCGCGATTGGCAATAAGGATTTTTTCAAACATAGTAAATGGTATGTGCGTCGCTAAGAGTCAAGCGTTATCAAGCATTGGGCTGGCAATACGGGCGAGCTGCGGTGCGCTGCGTGAGACGTTGCAAGCGAACCGGATGGCCCTGCATTGGCAACCAGAATGGCGCCACCGGGGAAGCCCGATGACGCCGGATAAATATTAGCCAATGATAAACAGTGGTTGGCCGAATTCGACCGGCTGGCCATTTTCCACCAGGATCTTCTTCACAACGCCCGAAGCGTCGGCTTCGATTTCATTGAGCAGTTTCATTGCTTCGATGATGCACAATGTGCCGCCTTCCTTGATTTCCGAACCGACTTCGACAAACGGTGGCGTGCCGGGAGCCGACGAACGGTAGAAGGTGCCGACCATCGGCGATTTGACGATGTGGCCTTCCGGTACCGCTGCCGCTTCAACCGGTGCTGCGACTGGAGCTGCCGCGGCAGCTGGTGCTACCTGGAACTGTGCTGGCTGCTGTTGCGCCTGCGGTTGCATCATGACAACCTGGTTCTGCGGGGATGCAGATGATTTGACGATACGGACCTTGCTTTCGCCTTCGGTCACTTCCAGCTCTTCGATGTCCGATTCAGCGACCAGGTCGATCAGCGTCTTGAGTTTTCTCAAATCCATATGCAATCCTTCAGAGAATATGTGTGTTCTATAAATAGTGAAAATTTAAAGCAATTTTCGTTTTTTAGCAGTCGGATCTGCGAAGTTGCAAGCTGCTTGCAAGCACGCAAGATCCGCCGCGGCAAAGCATCAATAACAACGAGAGTTCAACTAGAGTTTCTTAATCGCAAAATCAACGGCGGCGCGATAACCGTCCACGCCCAAACCGCAAATGACTCCAACAGCCACATCCGACAGATAGGAGTGATGCCGGAAAGCTTCTCGCTGGTGGATATTCGAGATATGGATTTCCACAAAACGGATAGCGACTCCCGCCAGTGCGTCGCGCAAGGCTACACTGGTATGCGTGAGACCGCCAGGGTTGATCACAATCGCGTCGACGCCTTCTGCCTTGGCCGCGTGGATGCGGTCTATCAGCGCGCCTTCGTGATTGCTTTGGAAGCACTCCAGCCGGGCGCCGGTTGCTGCCGCCTGGGCTTGTGCTGCCTGCTCGACATCGGCCAGCGAAGTCGAACCGTAGACTTCTGGCTCACGTGTACCCAGCAGATTCAGGTTGGGTCCATTGAGTAGAAGTATATTTTTTGCCATGGAGATAGTGCTCCGTTTGACGACGATGGGCGCATTTTGCCGTCAAATGACGTTGACTGGCAAGGGAAAAATTGTTTCTGTGAAATTTCGGTGTGGATTTGTTAAATTTCTTTTTGCGAAATTAATGCTTAATAATACTTAAAGCAATGCCAAGTCCTTGCGTATTTCATCGAATTTAATACTGCCCAAATATACCTTTTTCACCGCCCCATCACGGCCAATCAAGACCGTGAACGGCAGCCCGCCCGCCTGGTTGCCGAACTGGCGCAATAACGCCGTGGCACCGCTGCCGGCCACATATAGAGGATAGGAAATCTTGTATTTCTCGGCAAATTGGGCGATGTTGTCTTGGGAATCGATGCCAATCCCGATAATTTGAATGTTCTTGGAAGCTATTTCCGCTTGCAAGGCATTCAATTCCGGCATCTCTTCAACACAAGGTGCACACCAGGTTGCCCAAAAATTAACAATCAGCGGTTTGCCTTGCCATTGTGCGAGCGAGCTCGCTTTGCCGCTCGCATCGGGCATCGATTGCGTAAACAAACTGGCGACGGCGGCGTTTTCCGGCGCCGCGGGCGTATGGCGTTGTGCGCCAAAATAAA
This DNA window, taken from Collimonas arenae, encodes the following:
- the aroQ gene encoding type II 3-dehydroquinate dehydratase, which codes for MAKNILLLNGPNLNLLGTREPEVYGSTSLADVEQAAQAQAAATGARLECFQSNHEGALIDRIHAAKAEGVDAIVINPGGLTHTSVALRDALAGVAIRFVEIHISNIHQREAFRHHSYLSDVAVGVICGLGVDGYRAAVDFAIKKL
- a CDS encoding TlpA disulfide reductase family protein → MKRNILIFVPIAILFCAIGIYFGAQRHTPAAPENAAVASLFTQSMPDASGKASSLAQWQGKPLIVNFWATWCAPCVEEMPELNALQAEIASKNIQIIGIGIDSQDNIAQFAEKYKISYPLYVAGSGATALLRQFGNQAGGLPFTVLIGRDGAVKKVYLGSIKFDEIRKDLALL
- the accB gene encoding acetyl-CoA carboxylase biotin carboxyl carrier protein, with the protein product MDLRKLKTLIDLVAESDIEELEVTEGESKVRIVKSSASPQNQVVMMQPQAQQQPAQFQVAPAAAAAPVAAPVEAAAVPEGHIVKSPMVGTFYRSSAPGTPPFVEVGSEIKEGGTLCIIEAMKLLNEIEADASGVVKKILVENGQPVEFGQPLFIIG